The sequence below is a genomic window from Micromonospora aurantiaca ATCC 27029.
AGGTCGCCGGCGAGGCCGAGCCGGCGCAGCGACCGCGACTCCAGCGCCGGGCTGTAGAGCTGCACGCTGCCCGGTACCGACTTGGCCGCGGTGGCGGCCAAGTCGACGCGTTGCAGCAGCGCCACCGCGTCGCTGCCGTGGTCCGGGTGCACGGCCACCCCGACGACCGTGTCCACGTCCAGGGTGAGCGCGTCGAAGACCATCTCGTCGCGGATCTGCTCCCGCAGCTGGGCCGCCAGTTCCAGGGCCGCCTCGGTGCTCTCCAGCCGGAGCGTCACCAGGAACTCGTCACCGCCGGCCCGGCCGACGAGCGCCGAGGAGGGCGCGCAGGAGCGCAGCCGCTCGGCCACCTCCATGAGCACCTTGTCGCCGGCGGCGTGACCCAGCGACTCGTTCACCTGGCGGAGCCGGTCCACGTCGAAGAGCAGCAGCGCCACCACCTCACCCGGGGCGCGGATCTTGACCGCCTCCGCCACCGACGAGGTGAGGCGCCGCCGGTTGGGCAGGCCGGTGAGCGCGTCGTGGTCGGCGTCGTGCCGCAGCCGGTCGACCAGGCGGGAGTTCTCCAGCGCCACAGCGGCGTGCGCGGCGACCGTCTCGAAGACGGGGATGTCGCCGGGGGCGAAGTGGCCGATGTCGCTGAGCCGGTTGGTCACCTCCAGCGTGCCGATCACGGCCTGGCCGGAGCGCAGCGGCACCACGATGGCGTCCTTGACCCGCTCCTCCCCCGCGGCCTGCCGCAACGCCGGATCGCCGCCGAGCCAGCGGCCGATCGAGAGGGTACGACCCTTCTTGTGCACCTGCTGGCGCAGGCTCGCCGGGGTGGGCGCCAGGTCAAGCAGGCCGGGGGTGTCCACCCGGGCGGTGAGCAGCACCTCGGGATGCCGGCCCTGGGCGGGCAGCCAGAGCGTCGCGTACTCGGCCTGCATCAGCGCGCGTACCCGGTCGAGGAGGATGTCGGCGAGTGACCGCTCGGTGCCGGAGGCGAGAAGGCGGGTGAGCTCGTACATCCCGGCCAGCGTGCGGTGCTGGCGGAAGAACTGGGAGTAGGAGCGGTAGACCAGGACCAGGCCGCTGAAGAGGGCGGCGAGCAGCAGCGCCGACCACCACGTCGTCTTCAGGGCGATCAGGACGAGCAGGCCGATCGCCACGTTGATGGCGGCGGTGAGCAGAGCGGTCGGCATGCTGCGCAGCGCGTCCCGCCCGGCCTGCCAGCCCTGGAGCAGCACGTGCACACCGACCACGCTCACGAGGCTGACCAGCGTGACCACGCAGACGGCGAGGAACAGCGAGCCCCAGGTCCCCGGCCCGACACCGCGCAGCGGCGGCAGCGCCAGGAGTACGAGGCTGGCCAGCGAGGTGGCGGCGGCGGCCTTGGCGACGTTGAACCAGAGCTTCGCCGCGCCGAAGCGGTGCGAGGCACTCCAGATCAGCACCGAGAGCGTGTAGATCAGTACGACACTCAAGGGCGGCAGGAAGTAGAGCGCCACGATCAGTGGCACCTCGGTGAGCGTCACGCCCACCGACTGGCGCCGGACGTAGACGTTCAGCACCGCGAAGCTGATCCCCGCCATGACGACGAAGAACACGAAGGCGAGCGGCCACTTGCCGAACGGGTGGTCCGCCACCAGGGCGATGCAGGTGCTGAAGACCACCGCCAGCAGCGCCAGAGGGGCGGTGACGAGCCAGGCACGTTCCGTTGACCTACGAGGTCGGCCCTGGCTTGCCATGCCCCTCCTACCCGAGACGTCGTCCGCCGGCCGGCGGGCGACTCGATGATTCAGCGCGGGGCGTCCATCGTCCAGACGATGTCGGCGAGTTGCGCGCTACTGGTGCCGGGGAGGATGCCGAAGGCGCCTGCGATGGCGGCGAGCACGAGGAGCGAGCCAAGCAGCCGGCCCAGCGTTCGACCAGACATGATTGCTCCTGTCGGGAGATTGCCACAGGGATGGTGAAGGTTTCCCGATCGTGCCACAAGCCTGAGGGGCAGAAAAGCGGAGAGGACCCGCCCAGCCCGAGTAGCTGTCAGGTTCCGCCGTTCGGCCCGGCCACCCACGACACGCAGCCAGGTCATGGGGGTGAAGGGACGTCAGCCGCTTCGTCCATTGCGGATTCCCACCTTCACCCACGAAGGGGATCAAGTCACGCGAAACCCCACACCACCAACCCTGGGTCGCCCGGCCGGCTCGACCTGGCCGATCCGCCCGGTGGACCACCACCGGACCCGCGGGCATTGACCACCATACCTGCCCCTGTCATGAACGCCAGAGGATGATTCGCTCATTCACGCCGGAACCGCTCAGTGGGCTCACCAGGGGCGTCCAGCGCCTTCGGCGTACGTCATCTGAGCATGTCCGTCACGCCGGTGTCCGGATCGACCGCCACGCTGAGCTTGCAGTGCCCCCGGGCTCGGGTCTCGCCACGGGGGACGAAGTCGACGACCAGCAGGCGCTCGGTTCCGCGGAGTCCTCGCACCTGCGCTTCGTACGGCTCGGAGATCTGCCAGTCGTCGATCTGGAACCCGCCTCGGGGCTTGCCGGCGCGCATCCGTCTGGTGAACTCGGCGGTCGCCAGCACCCGAACCTCATCCTGATCCACGACCCAGTATCGATCTACCGGCCCGTCCGCCGGAGGACGCGGCCCGGCGGACCGGTCGCACGGCTACTGGCCGAAGGTGTACCGCAGATTCGCGTTGATCAGCTCGTTCAGTCGCCTACGCAGATGCCCGAGCAGCGAGGGGTCGGGAAGAGGCTCGGCGAGCAGCAGCGTCCACCGAAGCAGAGTGCCTTGATGCCCGTCGGACGCGAGATCGAAGCGCACCTGCGCGTCGGGTCGCTTCGACCACAGCGATGACCAGACGACCAGGTTCGGGCGTTCGCGGCGCAGGATCTGCGGTCGCTGTTCGTCGTCGAGCAACCGCAGCCACGGGCGTGCCGGGTCGCGGTCGGGCTCGGTCAGCGCCTCGAAGACGACGGCCGGCGGAGGCGCTTGACCGCGCATGCGGCTGCCCGCTTCGATCATGGCTCAGCTTAACGGCGCAAGCCGACAGGGCTGACGAGTGTCGCGGCCTGAACGAGAATGGCCCCGGAGCGCGTTTTCGCAACTCACGGGGCCGTTCTTGCACCTGGTGGCGGGTAGAGGATTCGAACCTCTGAAGCTTTCGCGACGGATTTACAGTCCGCTCCCATTGGCCGCTCGGGCAACCCGCCAGGGCACACCACCACGTCGCAACGCGGCGGCGGAAGCAAGGATAGCGGTTGCCCCCGGCACTGCCGCAACCGGGTACCGTCAGGAGGTCCCACGCTGGTCAGCGCGGGACGGACCAGGACAGACCGCCGGACAGCAGGAGCATGAGCATGGCAGCGAACCCGTCGTTCGACATCGTGAGCAAGGTCGACCGGCAGGAGGTCGACAACGCCGTCCGCCAGTCGGAGAAGGAGCTCTCGACGCGGTTCGACTTCCGCGGCACCGGCGCGGAGATCTCCTGGTCGGGCGAGGAGGCGATCAGCCTCCAGGCGGAGACCGAGGAGCGGGTCCGGGCCGCGCTGGACGTCTTCAAGGAGAAGCTGGTCAAGCGGAACATCTCGCTGAAGTCGCTCGACGCCGGCGAGCCCCGTCAGTCGGGCAAGATTTTCAAGATCGACGCCAAGGTGGTGCAGGGCATCGACTCGGACAAGGCCAAGGCGATCAGCAAGAAGATCCGCGACGAGGGCCCGAAGGGCGTGCAGGCGCAGATCCAGGGCGACCAGCTCCGCGTCACCGGCAAGAAGAAGGACGACCTCCAGACCGTCATCGCCCTGCTCAAGGGCGAGGACTTCGGTCTGGCGCTCCAGTTCACCAACTACCGGTAGGCACGACGATCGAGTCGCGTGGCAGGTGACCGGCATGGTCACCTGCCACGGTGCGGGATCAGGCATCCGCAGTGGCCGGAACGCGCGGCCTGCATCTCGGCCGCGAACAGCTGCGGTTCCTTCTGCCGTCAGGCGACTTCCTTGGGGTACGGGCCGGTCGTGCGGTCGGCTGGGAGCCATGACCCCCGCGATGCTTCTCCCCTATCGCCCGGTGCTCGGTCAACCGGTACTGCGCCGGCTGCTGCCCGGTCTCGCGACATCCGCTCTCGGTGACGGGCTCGCCCTGGTCGCGGTGACGTGGCTGGCTCTGCAACTCGCCCCCGCCGGGCAACGCGGCACGTGGACCGCATTCGCGGTGGCCGCGTACACGCTGCCGGGGGCGGCCGGCACGCTGCTGCTCGGGCGGTGGCTGGGTGGACGGAGCGGGGCGCAGCTCGCCGGCTGGGACGCGACGGTGCGGGCCGCCGCGTTGGGGGCGATCCCCGTCGCCCACCTCGCCGGGGTGCTGGACGTCGGTCTCTACGTCGCCCTGCTCGCGGTGTCCTCGCTGCTGCACCCGTGGGGGTCGGCCGGCCGGTTCACGCTCGTGGCCGAGCTGCTGCCGCAGCGGCACCACCTGGCCGCGAACGCGCTTCTCGGCGTGTTCGGCCAGGCCGCGACGATCGTCGGCCCGCCGCTGGCCGGCCTGCTCATCGCCTGGGGCGGCGCGGTGTGGGTGATCGCCGTCGACGCCGCCAGCTTCGCCGTGCTGGCCGTCAGCTACCGCCTCGTCGTCCCGGCCGTCCGCCGTGAAGGTGCCGTCCGGCGTGAAGGCGCCCACCATGAGCCCGCCGTCCGCCACCAGGCCGGAGACCAGCACGAGGACGGAGACCGCCACGAGAACCCGACGGCCGGACCGTCGCGTACGTCGGGATTCCGGATCATCGGGCGGGACCGGTCGCTGCTCGGACTGCTGGCGCTGACCTTCGCGTTCTTCTTCCTCTTCGGGCCGTTCTACGTCGCCATGCCGGTGCACGTCACCGACGACCTGCACGCCTCCGCCGGGACGCTCGCGGCCTACTACACCGCGTTCGGCGTCGGCTCCCTGCTCGGCGGGCTGCTCACGGGTCACCTGCGCGGACGGCCGCTGCGGACCACGCTCGCCGGCATCGTGGTGCTGTTCGGCGCCGCGCTGATGCCGCTCGGCCTGGGCGCGCCGGTCGTCCTGTCGCTGCCCGCGTTCGCGCTCGCCGGCCTGGTCTGGGCGCCCTACCAGCCGACCGCGACGGCGTTGTTCCAGCGCCGCACCGGCACCGTGGACCTCCCCCGTGTGCTGGCGGCCAACGGGGCGGTCACCGTGCTGGCGGTGCCGCTGGGCACGATGCTCGGCGGTCCGGCGACCGCCGCGTTCGGGGCACGTCCCACGCTCCTGACGTGCGCGGTGACGATCCTCGCGCTGGGTCTGGTCGCCGCGGTGTCCGCCGCGCGCCCCGGAGCGCAGAACACAGAGCGGACCGGGCCGGCGGGCCCGCACGACCGGCCCGGCCCACAGACGACAGGCCCGCACGACCGGCCCGGACCGCAGACGACGGGCCCGCGCGACCGGCCCGGCCGGGTGAAGGCGCCGGATCGGGTACGACCCGGAGCGTCCTGATCCGGGTGCAACCGCCGGAGCCGCATCGGGGTGTCGAGTGGTGAGAGCGGACACGGGAGGTGGGCATGGACGGCCCCGAGGACTTCGACGCCTTCTACACGGCGACCGCGCGGCGGGTCGTGCACCACGTCTACGCCCTCTGCGGCGACCTGGCCGAGGCGCAGGACGTGACGCAGGAGGCGTACGCGCGGGCCTGGCAGCGCTGGTCGACAGTCGGGGCGTACGAGGATCCGGAGGGCTGGGTCCGGACGGTGGCCTGGCGCCTGACGGCCAACCGGTGGCGCGGCCTGCGGCGCTGGTTCGCCGCGCGGGCCCGGCTGGGCCGGGAGACTCCGACGCCCGGGCCCAACCGGACCGGGTGGCGTTGCTGGCGGCGTTACGGCGACTGCCCGACGCGCAACGGCTGGTCGTCGTCCTGCACCACCTCCACGACCTGCCGGTGGCGGAGATCGCCCGGACCACAGGCATGCGGGAGGGGACTGTCAAGTCGTACCTGTCCCGGGGCCGTGCCGCGCTCGCCGTTCTACTGACCGACGACAAGGAGGAAGTCGATGTCGGCACGCATTGGTGAGGCTCTGCGGGAGTTGGAGCAGGACATGACCGGGCTGCGGCTCAGCCCGGCGGCCGAGGTGCGCGCACGGGGGCGTGCCAGGAGCCGGCGCCGGGCCGCGGTTCTGGCGGGGGTGGCCGCTGTGACAGTCACCGGCGGTGCCGCGACCATGGCGACGCTGTCCGGACCGGCGACGCCGATGCCGGCCGGCGGCGGCGCGGCCACCCCGTCCGCCGCGGCGTCGGCCGCGTGTCAGGCCGACCCTCCGGTACGGCTGGACGTCGTCTTCCGGCCGGGCGCCGGCACTCCGCAGATCGGGGAGGTCGACTACCGGATCGGGCAGGCGCGCGGGGACACCGGGCTGCGCTGCGGTGGCAGGACGGTCGCGGCCCGGCCGGACGGCGACGGCCGGGTCGTCCTGTCGGTGCTGCTCGCGCAGGGTGAGGATCCGGCGCCGATCCGGGCCGCCGTGGAGAAGCTGCCCGGGGTGGAGCGGGTGGTGACCGCCGGCGGGTGAGCGGTCAGGCGGCGAGCGTCTGCTCGGCGCGTACCGCTGTGGCCTCGGCCCGGGCGATCGGGCCGCCGGGCAGCGCGGCGACCGCGGCTCCGACGGCGACCGCCACCCCGGCGAAGACGAACGCCCACGAGACGCCGCCGGCGTGGTCGATGATCAGGCCCGCGATCGAGCCGCCGGCGGCGCTCGCCGCCACCGACATGGTCACCACCCAGGTGTACGCCTCGTTCAGCATGCCGGCCGGGGTGATCCGCCCGACGAGCGTGTTCTCCAGGGTGAGCGCGGGGGCGATGGCCGCGCCGCCGAGCACCAGCGCGACGCCGAGCGCGGCCGGGCCGGGCATCACCGCGAAGACGGCGAAACTGGCCGCGACGGTGCCGAGCAGCCAGGCGAACTGGCGGGTCATGTTGGCGGCGGGCTTGCGTACGCCGAACCAGAAACCACCGATGGCGCTGCCGATGCCCCAGACGGCGAGCAGCACACCGGCAAGGCTCTCCGGGTCGTCGGCGCC
It includes:
- a CDS encoding YajQ family cyclic di-GMP-binding protein — protein: MAANPSFDIVSKVDRQEVDNAVRQSEKELSTRFDFRGTGAEISWSGEEAISLQAETEERVRAALDVFKEKLVKRNISLKSLDAGEPRQSGKIFKIDAKVVQGIDSDKAKAISKKIRDEGPKGVQAQIQGDQLRVTGKKKDDLQTVIALLKGEDFGLALQFTNYR
- a CDS encoding MFS transporter, whose product is MTPAMLLPYRPVLGQPVLRRLLPGLATSALGDGLALVAVTWLALQLAPAGQRGTWTAFAVAAYTLPGAAGTLLLGRWLGGRSGAQLAGWDATVRAAALGAIPVAHLAGVLDVGLYVALLAVSSLLHPWGSAGRFTLVAELLPQRHHLAANALLGVFGQAATIVGPPLAGLLIAWGGAVWVIAVDAASFAVLAVSYRLVVPAVRREGAVRREGAHHEPAVRHQAGDQHEDGDRHENPTAGPSRTSGFRIIGRDRSLLGLLALTFAFFFLFGPFYVAMPVHVTDDLHASAGTLAAYYTAFGVGSLLGGLLTGHLRGRPLRTTLAGIVVLFGAALMPLGLGAPVVLSLPAFALAGLVWAPYQPTATALFQRRTGTVDLPRVLAANGAVTVLAVPLGTMLGGPATAAFGARPTLLTCAVTILALGLVAAVSAARPGAQNTERTGPAGPHDRPGPQTTGPHDRPGPQTTGPRDRPGRVKAPDRVRPGAS
- a CDS encoding putative bifunctional diguanylate cyclase/phosphodiesterase, which encodes MASQGRPRRSTERAWLVTAPLALLAVVFSTCIALVADHPFGKWPLAFVFFVVMAGISFAVLNVYVRRQSVGVTLTEVPLIVALYFLPPLSVVLIYTLSVLIWSASHRFGAAKLWFNVAKAAAATSLASLVLLALPPLRGVGPGTWGSLFLAVCVVTLVSLVSVVGVHVLLQGWQAGRDALRSMPTALLTAAINVAIGLLVLIALKTTWWSALLLAALFSGLVLVYRSYSQFFRQHRTLAGMYELTRLLASGTERSLADILLDRVRALMQAEYATLWLPAQGRHPEVLLTARVDTPGLLDLAPTPASLRQQVHKKGRTLSIGRWLGGDPALRQAAGEERVKDAIVVPLRSGQAVIGTLEVTNRLSDIGHFAPGDIPVFETVAAHAAVALENSRLVDRLRHDADHDALTGLPNRRRLTSSVAEAVKIRAPGEVVALLLFDVDRLRQVNESLGHAAGDKVLMEVAERLRSCAPSSALVGRAGGDEFLVTLRLESTEAALELAAQLREQIRDEMVFDALTLDVDTVVGVAVHPDHGSDAVALLQRVDLAATAAKSVPGSVQLYSPALESRSLRRLGLAGDLQRALDEGELEVYFQPKVTLRDRRLVGVECLARWEHPAHGSVAPDDFVAVAEHTGQLGRLTEFVLRESLRRSRDWSHGEQPLSVAVNLAARTLTDQHFPALVRDLLAEYGVPPQRLTLEVTEAGVLDGTERPIPTLRSLRDLGVRLSVDDFGTGNSSLAQLRRLPVHEVKVDRSFVQGMATDPGDLAIVNAVVTLSQQFGLAVVAEGVESELTLELLQDIGCEIGQGFLFSRPLPYERLEAWFGAQVDPETVVAGELPRLRVVP